The Methylocystis bryophila genome contains the following window.
TTGGGAGAAGACCAGTCACGCGCTCCTGGTCGGCGCCATCCTACACGTCCTCTATGCGGAGGCTGACAAGACGCTCGCCGGCGTCGCGTCATTCCTCTCCGATCCCAAGCGGCCGATCGAGTCGACCTTGGCGGCGATGATGAAGACCCCCCATCTTGGCGAGGCCGGCGTCCATCCCGTCGTCGCGTCCGCGGCCCGCGAGTTGCTGAACAAGTCCGGCAATGAGCGGTCCGGCGTCTTGAGCACGGCCATGTCGTTCCTCGGCCTCTACCGCGATCCGGTGGTCGCGGAGGTGACCAGGCGCTGCGATTGGCGAATAGGCGACATCGTCGCTGTGGAGCGACCGACGACGCTCTACCTCGTGGTGCCGCCCTCGGACATCAACCGCACCAAGCCGCTGATCCGCCTGATCCTCAACCAGATCGGCCGGCGGCTCACGGAGGACCTGCTGGCCAAGGCCGGTCGGCGACGGCTGCTCCTGATGCTCGACGAGTTCCCAGCGCTGGGGCGGCTCGACTTCTTCGAGTCCGCGCTCGCCTTCATGGCGGGCTACGGGATCAAGAGCTTTCTCATCGCCCAGTCGCTGAACCAGATCGAGAAGGCTTACGGGCCGAACAACTCGATCCTCGACAACTGTCATGTGCGGGTCAGCTTCGCCACCAATGACGAGCGCACCGCCAAGCGGGTCAGCGACGCGCTCGGCACGGCGACCGAAATGAAGGCCATGAAGAACTATGCCGGCAGCCGGCTGTCGCCCTGGCTCGGACATCTGATGGTCTCCCGATCGGAGACGGCGCGCCCGCTGCTCACGCCGGGCGAGGTCATGCAACTCCCGCCTACCGACGAGATCGTCATGGTGTCTGGCGTCCATCCGATCCGCGCGAGGAAGGCGCGCTACTACGAGGATGCGCGGTTGCAGGAGCGCATCCTGCCGCCGCCTGCGCCGACGCAGCCGAAAGTGAGTCGTTCCGACGACTGGAGTTCACGGCCATTGCCCCCGCGGCCGCCGGCGCCAGCTGCGCGTGACGGCGAGGAGGCCGACGATGAAGACCCGAAGAACTCGGACCGCCGTCGCCAGCCTGAACTGAACCAGGAGACGGTCGAGAAGAAGCAGCCGATCGACAACGAATTCGCCCTCGATCCGACCGACGAGCTTGAGGAGGATGCGCCCCGCGTAGGTCGGATGAACGACCTCATGCAGGGCTTGGCGCGCCAAGCCTCCCTCGACCCCGGCGACGACCTGGGACTGTGAGGCTGGGATGCCGGCGCCGAAGAAGAAGGCCCAGATCTCCGTCTATCTCGATCCGGACGTGATGCGGTCCCTGTCCGTCTACGCGGCGCGGCGAGAGCAACCGATGTCGCTGATCGCCGAGGCCGCCATCGCCTCGTTCCTTTCGCCGGACGCAGATGAGCGGCGCGAGGCTGCCATCGCCAAACGCCTCGATCAGCAGGACCGGCGCCTGGCGCGGCTCGAGCGCGACGTCGGCATCGCCGTCGAGACGCTCGCCCTGTTCATCCGCTTCTGGCTCACCACGACACCGGCGCTTCCTGAACCGGCTGCCAAGGCGGCGCGGGCGCAGGCTGGACCTCGCTACGACAACTTCGTCGCCGCGCTTGGCCGGCGCCTCAGCCAGGGGCCAAAGCTTCGGCAAGAGATCCCCGACGATGCGCGGGAAGACCCGACTCGATCGGCGGACACCGACTAGACGCGATCCCGAATAACCGGAGCATCACCGAAGCCGTTGAAACCGAGTCCGCACCCAGCAAGTATTTTTTCTCTGCTTTACGCCTGGTCCCTACGCCATCTGAATACTTGTTGAATCGCCCTACTTACTGCCTTTTCTAATCGTCCCCGTCGCTAGTCGCGTGTCGCGATTTGCCAATGACGGGGACGATCGTGGCGGTCACACCACTTCATTCCGAGGCCTTCTCCCGCGGTGCGCGCATGCTGCGCACCGCGCTCGGTCCCGCCATCGCCGGCTTCCTCGAAGACCCGTCGATCGTCGAGGTGATGCTCAACCCCGACGGCCGGCTTTGGATAGACCGGCTGTCGGGGGGGCTGGAGGATAGCGGCCGGACGATGTCCGCCGCCGATGGCGAGCGGATCGTGCGCCTGGTCGCGCACCATGTCGGCGCGGAGGTCCATGCCGACAAACCGCGTGTCTCGGCCGAGCTGCCCGAGACGGGAGAGCGGTTCGAGGGCCTGTTGCCGCCGGTGGTGGCGGCGCCGGCTTTTGCGATCCGCAAGCCCGCCGTCGCCGTCTTCACCCTCGACGACTATGTCGCCGCCGGCATCATGCTGGCCGGCCAGGCCGCGGTGCTCCGCGCCGCCGTGGCTGATCGCAAGAACATCCTCGTCGCCGGCGGCACCTCGACCGGCAAGACCACGCTCACCAACGCCCTCCTGGCTGAGATCGCCGGCACCACCGACCGCGTGGTGTTGATCGAGGACACCCGCGAGCTGCAATGCCGCGCGCCCAACCTTGTGGCGCTCCGCACCAAGGACGGCGTCGCCTCGCTCTCCGATCTGGTCCGCTCCTCGCTGCGCTTGCGCCCCGATCGCATCCCGATCGGCGAGGTGCGCGGCGCGGAGGCGCTGGACCTCTTGAAGGCCTGGGGCACCGGCCACCCTGGCGGCATCGGCACGATCCACGCCGGCACCGCGCTCGGCGCGATGCGCCGCCTCGAGCAGCTCATCCAGGAAGCCGTCGTCACCGTCCCCAGGGCGCTAATCGCCGAGACTATCGATCTCGTCGCGGTGCTGCGCGGGCGCGGCAGCGAACGCCGCCTTTCCGAACTCGCACTCATCGCCGGTCTCGATCCCGCCACCGGCGATTACCGCGTCCAGTCCGCCGGGGCGGGCGGCGACCTCTTGCCCCCCGGAGACCCATCATGATCCGTGTTCTCGCTGTCGCTCATTCTTCGCGTCGCCGCGTGGCCGAGCTCGTTACGCTCGCGACCCTGACGCTCGCCTTCGCCCCGGCGGCTTACGCCTCCGGCTCCTCCATGCCGTGGGAGACCCCGCTCAACTCCATCCTGGAGTCGGTGCAAGGGCCCGTCGCGAAGATCATCTCGGTCATCATCATCACCGTGACCGGCCTGACGCTCGCCTTCGGCGACACGAGCGGCGGCTTCCGCCGGCTGATCCAGATTGTGTTCGGCCTGTCGATCGCCTTCGCCGCGTCGAGCTTCTTCCTCTCCTTCTTCTCGTTCTCCGGCGGAGCGCTGGTCTGATGGCCGCGATCGTCGATCCCGACGTGCCCGGCTTCTTCGCGCCGGTCCATCGCGCGCTTACCGACCCAATTCTGATGGGCGGCGCGCCGCGGACCGTCGCGATCGCCAACGGCACGCTCGCCGCGGCGATCGCCCTCGGCCTGCGGCTCTGGATCCCCGGCGCGCTGATCTGGGCGGTAGGTCACACCGCGGCCGTCTGGGCGGCGAAGCGCGATCCGCAGTTCGTCGACGTGGTGCGCCGGCACCTTCGTTACCCAGCCTTTCTCGGCGTCTGAGGCTCCGATGCTGAACCTTGCAGAATATCGCAGTCGTCCCGCCGGTCTCGCCGACTTCCTGCCCTGGGCGGCCTTGGTCGAAGAGGGCGTTGTCCTCAACAAGGATGGCTCCTTCCAGCGCACGGCGCGCTTTCGCGGGCCGGACCTCGATAGCGCCACGCCGGCCGAGCTGGTGGGCGTGACCGCCCGACTCAACAACGCGCTGCGCCGTCTCGGCTCCGGCTGGGCGATCTTTGTCGAGGCGCAACGGATCGCCGCGCAGACCTATCCGCACAGCAGCTTTTCCGATCCGGCGTCAGCGCTGGTTGATCTCGAGCGCCAGGACGCCTTCGAAGAGGCTGGCGCGCATTTCGAGAGCCGTTACTTCCTGACCTTCGTCTGGCTGCCGCCGGCCGAGGACGCCTCCCGCGTCGAGGGCTGGCTCTACGAGGGCCGCGCGCAGACGGGCGTCGATCCGTGGGAGCTGCTGCGCGGCTTTGTCGATCGGACCAATCGCGTCTTGCAACTGGTCGAGGGGTTCATGCCCGAGGTGGCCTGGCTCGACGACGGCGACACGCTGACCTACTTGCACTCGACCATCTCGACCCGTGCGCAGCGCATCCGCGTGCCCGAGACACCGATGCACCTCGATGCGTTGCTCGCCGATGAGCCGCTTGCCGGCGGCCTCGAGCCCCGCCTCGGCGCCCATCATCTTCGCACGCTCACTGTGGTCGGATTCCCGACAACGACGCATCCCGGCATCCTCGACGAGCTGAACCGGCTCGCCTTCCCGTACCGCTGGTCCACCCGGGCGATCCTGCTCGACAAGACCGAAGCGGTGAAGCTGCTCACCAAGATCCGCCGGCAGTGGTTCGCCAAGCGCAAGTCCATCGCCGCCATCGTCAAGGAGGTGATGACCAACGAGGCGTCGACCCTCGTCGACTCCGACGCGGCCAACAAGGCCGCCGACGCCGATCTCGCCCTGCAGGAATTGGGCTCCGACGATGTTGGCCAAGCCTATGTCACTGCGACAGTCACTGTCTGGGACGAGGACCCGGGTCTCGCCGCTGAAAAGCTCCGGCTGGTGGAGAAGGTGATTCAGGGCCGCGACTTCACCTGCATGCCGGAAGGAGTGAATGCGCTCGAGGCCTGGCTCGGCTCCATCCCCGGCCATGCCTACGCCAACGTCCGTCAGCCGCCGGTCTCGACGCTGAACCTGGCGCACATGATCCCGCTCTCGGCAGTTTGGGCTGGGCCGGCAAGGGATGAGCATTTCCAGGCGCCGCCGCTGCTCTACGGCAAGACGGAAGGTTCGACGCCCTTCCGACTCAGCCTGCATGTCGGCGACGTCGGCCACACGTTGATCGTCGGCCCGACCGGCGCGGGCAAGTCGGTGCTGCTCGCGCTGATGGCAATGCAGTTCCGCCGTTACCGCAACAACCAGATCTTCGCTTTCGATTTCGGCGGGTCGATCCGCACCGCGGCGATCGCCATGGGCGGCGATTGGCACGATCTCGGCGGCAGCCTGTCGGCTGGATCGGAACATTCGGTGTCGCTGCAGCCGCTTGCCCGCATCGACGATCAGTCGGAGCGCGCCTGGGCGGCGGAGTGGGTGGCGGCCATCCTCGCGAAGGAGGGCGTCACCATCGATCCGACCGCCAAGGAGCATGTCTGGTCGGCGCTGAGCTCGCTGGCGTCGTCGCCCGTGGGCGAGCGCACCATCACCGGCCTGGCGGTCCTGTTGCAGTCGACGGCGCTGAAGCAGGCGTTGCAGCCCTATTGCGTCGGTGGAGCCTCGGGCCGCCTACTCGATGCCGAGGCTGAGCAGCTCGGCTCCGCTCCGGTGCAGGCGTTCGAGACCGAGGGCCTGATCGGCGCCGGAGCGGCGCCCGCCGTGCTGACCTATCTCTTCCATCGCATTGAGGGCCGCCTCGACGGCCGGCCGACCTTGCTCATCATCGACGAGGGGTGGCTGGTCCTCGACGATCCGGCCTTCGCCCAGCAGCTCCGCGAGTGGCTGAAGACGCTGCGCAAGAAGAATGCCTCCGTCGTCTTCGCCACGCAGTCGCTGTCGGATATCGACGGCAGCAACATCGCGCCCGCGATCGTCGAGAGCTGTCCGACGCGTATCTTCCTGCCGAACGAGCGCGCGATCGAGCCGCAGATCACCGCGATCTACCGCCGCTTCGGTCTCAACGATCGCCAGATCGAGATCCTCGCGCGCGCTACGCCGAAGCGCGACTACTACTGCCAGTCGCGCCGCGGCAATCGCCTGTTCGAGCTAGGTCTCGGCCCCGTAGCGCTCGCCTTCTGTGCCGCTTCCTCCAAGGCGGACCACGCCGCGATCGAGCGCGTCGTCGCCGAGCACGGCCGCGATGCTTTCACGCCCGCTTGGCTCGCGGACCACGAGCTCCTCTGGGCCGCCGATCTCATCCCTGACCTGATCAACCTGGAGACATCATCATGATCAAGCTGCGCCATCTGGCGGCGGCAAGCGCCGCCGTGCTCACCCTGGCCGTCGCCGTGCCGCCCGCCTGGGCGCAGTGGATCGTCTACGACCCGACCAACTTCGGCCAGAACGTGCTCACCGCCGCGCGCGAGCTGCAGCAGATCAACAATCAGATCACGATGCTGACCAACCAGGCGACGTCGCTGGTCAACCAGGCGCGCAACCTTGCAAACCTGCCGATGTCGACGTTGACCCAGCTTCAGTCGTCGATCGCCCAGACCCAGTCACTGCTAGGTCAGGCGCAGAACATCGCCTTCAACGCCAGCGCATCGAGCAGGCCTATTCGACGAGCTACGGTTCGGCCGCCGGCACAGGTTCGACCACCGCCATGGTCGCCAACGCGCAGACCCGCTGGCAGAACTCCGTCGCCGCCTTCGAGGACAGCCTGAAGGTACAGGCGGGCGTGGTCGGCAACATCCCGACGAACTCCAGTGCGATGACCTCGCTAGTCACGGCCAGCCAGAGCGCCACCGGCGCGCTGCAGGCGGCACAGGCCGGCAACCAACTCTTGGCGCTGCAATCTCAGCAGCTTTCCGATCTCGTCGCCGTGCTGTCGGCCAAGAGTCGGGCCGACGCCCTGGAGCAGGCGCGTACCGCCTCGGCCGAGGCGCAAGGCCAGCAGAACTACAAGACCTTCTCGACGCGCACCGGCTATCAGCCCGGAAACGTCACCATGTTCAGCGGCAACTGAGGCGCGGCGATGCTGGGACGGTCGGAAATCTTCCGCGCCGCCGCGATCGTCGCCCTGATCGCGGTCGCCATCACGGCTCTTGTGGTGACCAACCGGCGCCACTCGGCCCCCATTGCCGAGACCCCTCCGACCATCGTCACACCAGCATCCGACGACCTCTCGGCCGAGCTGCGCCGTTGCAGCGCGCTCGGTCCCCAGGATGCCGAAGATCCGCATTGCGTCGCGGTCTGGGAGGAGAACCGCCAGCGATTCTTCGGCAGGCCGGCGCGGCCTCTGCCGCCACAAACGCCCCCAGGCGCTGCCGCGCCGGCCACCCCTTCTAAGGGAGATGCGCGATGAACAACGTCGGCGTCATCGACACCTTCCTCAACACCTTCACCACCTACATCGATTCCGGCTTCGGCCTGATCAAGGGCGAAGTCGGCTATCTCTCGTCCACGCTGATCGTCATCGACATCACCCTTGCAGGCCTGTTCTGGGCCTGGGGCGCCGACGAGGACATCCTCCAGCGCCTGGTGAAGAAGACCCTCTACATCGGCTTCTTCGCCTTCATCATCAACAACTTCAACAATCTATCGGCCATCGTCTTCAACAGCTTCGCCGGCCTCGGCCTGAAGGCGGGCGGCTCGTCTATCAGCACCGCCGACTTCCTGCGGCCGGGCAAGCTCGCCCAGGTCGGGCTCGACGCCGGACAGCCGTTGCTCGATGCGGCCAACCAGATGATGGGCTTCACCAGCTT
Protein-coding sequences here:
- a CDS encoding conjugal transfer protein TraG, with product MSATKILWGQVITVFAIVLLAIWSATEWTAWRLGFQPQLGHPWFELLHFPFYLPPAFFWWWYAYDAYAPDIFIEGAYIAASGGIIAAAVAIGMSVWRAREAKNAETYGSARWAQPKEIEAAGLSGPDGVVLGRYQRSYLRHDGPEHVLCFAPTRSGKGVGLVIPSLLTWPGSAIVHDIKGENWQLTAGFRAQHGRVLLFDPTNAKSSAYNPLLEVRRGEWEVRDVQNIADILVDPEGSLEKRNHWEKTSHALLVGAILHVLYAEADKTLAGVASFLSDPKRPIESTLAAMMKTPHLGEAGVHPVVASAARELLNKSGNERSGVLSTAMSFLGLYRDPVVAEVTRRCDWRIGDIVAVERPTTLYLVVPPSDINRTKPLIRLILNQIGRRLTEDLLAKAGRRRLLLMLDEFPALGRLDFFESALAFMAGYGIKSFLIAQSLNQIEKAYGPNNSILDNCHVRVSFATNDERTAKRVSDALGTATEMKAMKNYAGSRLSPWLGHLMVSRSETARPLLTPGEVMQLPPTDEIVMVSGVHPIRARKARYYEDARLQERILPPPAPTQPKVSRSDDWSSRPLPPRPPAPAARDGEEADDEDPKNSDRRRQPELNQETVEKKQPIDNEFALDPTDELEEDAPRVGRMNDLMQGLARQASLDPGDDLGL
- a CDS encoding CopG family transcriptional regulator produces the protein MPAPKKKAQISVYLDPDVMRSLSVYAARREQPMSLIAEAAIASFLSPDADERREAAIAKRLDQQDRRLARLERDVGIAVETLALFIRFWLTTTPALPEPAAKAARAQAGPRYDNFVAALGRRLSQGPKLRQEIPDDAREDPTRSADTD
- the trbB gene encoding P-type conjugative transfer ATPase TrbB, whose amino-acid sequence is MTGTIVAVTPLHSEAFSRGARMLRTALGPAIAGFLEDPSIVEVMLNPDGRLWIDRLSGGLEDSGRTMSAADGERIVRLVAHHVGAEVHADKPRVSAELPETGERFEGLLPPVVAAPAFAIRKPAVAVFTLDDYVAAGIMLAGQAAVLRAAVADRKNILVAGGTSTGKTTLTNALLAEIAGTTDRVVLIEDTRELQCRAPNLVALRTKDGVASLSDLVRSSLRLRPDRIPIGEVRGAEALDLLKAWGTGHPGGIGTIHAGTALGAMRRLEQLIQEAVVTVPRALIAETIDLVAVLRGRGSERRLSELALIAGLDPATGDYRVQSAGAGGDLLPPGDPS
- a CDS encoding TrbC/VirB2 family protein; this translates as MIRVLAVAHSSRRRVAELVTLATLTLAFAPAAYASGSSMPWETPLNSILESVQGPVAKIISVIIITVTGLTLAFGDTSGGFRRLIQIVFGLSIAFAASSFFLSFFSFSGGALV
- a CDS encoding VirB3 family type IV secretion system protein yields the protein MAAIVDPDVPGFFAPVHRALTDPILMGGAPRTVAIANGTLAAAIALGLRLWIPGALIWAVGHTAAVWAAKRDPQFVDVVRRHLRYPAFLGV
- the trbE gene encoding conjugal transfer protein TrbE; protein product: MLNLAEYRSRPAGLADFLPWAALVEEGVVLNKDGSFQRTARFRGPDLDSATPAELVGVTARLNNALRRLGSGWAIFVEAQRIAAQTYPHSSFSDPASALVDLERQDAFEEAGAHFESRYFLTFVWLPPAEDASRVEGWLYEGRAQTGVDPWELLRGFVDRTNRVLQLVEGFMPEVAWLDDGDTLTYLHSTISTRAQRIRVPETPMHLDALLADEPLAGGLEPRLGAHHLRTLTVVGFPTTTHPGILDELNRLAFPYRWSTRAILLDKTEAVKLLTKIRRQWFAKRKSIAAIVKEVMTNEASTLVDSDAANKAADADLALQELGSDDVGQAYVTATVTVWDEDPGLAAEKLRLVEKVIQGRDFTCMPEGVNALEAWLGSIPGHAYANVRQPPVSTLNLAHMIPLSAVWAGPARDEHFQAPPLLYGKTEGSTPFRLSLHVGDVGHTLIVGPTGAGKSVLLALMAMQFRRYRNNQIFAFDFGGSIRTAAIAMGGDWHDLGGSLSAGSEHSVSLQPLARIDDQSERAWAAEWVAAILAKEGVTIDPTAKEHVWSALSSLASSPVGERTITGLAVLLQSTALKQALQPYCVGGASGRLLDAEAEQLGSAPVQAFETEGLIGAGAAPAVLTYLFHRIEGRLDGRPTLLIIDEGWLVLDDPAFAQQLREWLKTLRKKNASVVFATQSLSDIDGSNIAPAIVESCPTRIFLPNERAIEPQITAIYRRFGLNDRQIEILARATPKRDYYCQSRRGNRLFELGLGPVALAFCAASSKADHAAIERVVAEHGRDAFTPAWLADHELLWAADLIPDLINLETSS
- the trbK-alt gene encoding putative entry exclusion protein TrbK-alt, whose protein sequence is MLGRSEIFRAAAIVALIAVAITALVVTNRRHSAPIAETPPTIVTPASDDLSAELRRCSALGPQDAEDPHCVAVWEENRQRFFGRPARPLPPQTPPGAAAPATPSKGDAR